One region of Primulina tabacum isolate GXHZ01 chromosome 1, ASM2559414v2, whole genome shotgun sequence genomic DNA includes:
- the LOC142542467 gene encoding phosphoglycerate mutase-like protein 1 isoform X2: MDSSCCPSLFPLHRCKTIHLVRHAQGIHNVEGDKNYKAYMSSEYFDAHVTQLGWRQVDNLRKHVHASGLIKKIDLVVTSPLLRTIQTAVGVFGGDGYTDRTDIVPLMVANAGNSDRDAISSLDCPPIVAFELCREHLGVHPCDKRRSVGEYEYLFPAVDFSLMESDEDILWRPDVRETNEEVAARGMTFMKWLSTRKEKEIVVVTHSGFLYHTLTAFGNECHPLVKKEISSHFANCELRSMTIVDKGMIGSDTPTTNYPGKIPSGPDLPSEAADEEDGKKDAPNSLHK; encoded by the exons ATGGACAGTAGTTGCTGTCCAAGCTTGTTTCCACTGCACCGCTGCAAAACTATCCATCTG GTGAGGCATGCTCAAGGAATCCACAACGTTGAAGGAGATAAGAACTATAAAGCATACATGTCATCTGAATATTTCGACGCACATGTAACTCAGCTGGGCTGGCGACAA GTTGACAATCTGCGTAAACATGTTCATGCAAGTGGGCTTATCAAGAAAATTGATTTGGTTGTTACTTCTCCTTTgcta AGGACCATTCAAACAGCTGTTGGTGTATTTGGTGGTGATGGCTACACTGATAGGACGGATATAGTACCACTGATGGTGGCAAATGCAGGAAACAGTGACCGCGATGCAATTTCAAGTCTTGATTGCCCACCTATCGTTGCCTTCGAACTCTGTCGAGAGCATCTG GGTGTTCATCCTTGtgacaagaggagaagtgtTGGTGAATATGAATATCTATTTCCGGCAGTTGATTTCTCACTG ATGGAGAGTGATGAAGATATTTTATGGAGGCCTGATGTCAGAGAGACAAACGAAGAAGTTGCAGCCAGAGGAATGACCTTCATGAAATG GTTATCCACTAGGAAAGAGAAGGAAATAGTTGTGGTTACCCACAGTGGATTTTTGTATCATACACTGACTGCCTTTGGCAACGAATGCCACCCTCTGGTGAAGAAAGAAATTTCATCACA TTTTGCGAACTGCGAGCTTCGTTCAATGACCATCGTGGACAAAGG aatGATAGGATCAGATACCCCCACAACTAATTACCCAGGGAAGATCCCTTCAGGCCCCGATCTACCGAGCGAGGCTGCTGATGAAGAGGATGGAAAGAAAGACGCACCAAACTCATTGCACAAATGA
- the LOC142542467 gene encoding phosphoglycerate mutase-like protein 1 isoform X3, with protein sequence MSSEYFDAHVTQLGWRQVDNLRKHVHASGLIKKIDLVVTSPLLRTIQTAVGVFGGDGYTDRTDIVPLMVANAGNSDRDAISSLDCPPIVAFELCREHLGVHPCDKRRSVGEYEYLFPAVDFSLMESDEDILWRPDVRETNEEVAARGMTFMKWLSTRKEKEIVVVTHSGFLYHTLTAFGNECHPLVKKEISSHFANCELRSMTIVDKGMIGSDTPTTNYPGKIPSGPDLPSEAADEEDGKKDAPNSLHK encoded by the exons ATGTCATCTGAATATTTCGACGCACATGTAACTCAGCTGGGCTGGCGACAA GTTGACAATCTGCGTAAACATGTTCATGCAAGTGGGCTTATCAAGAAAATTGATTTGGTTGTTACTTCTCCTTTgcta AGGACCATTCAAACAGCTGTTGGTGTATTTGGTGGTGATGGCTACACTGATAGGACGGATATAGTACCACTGATGGTGGCAAATGCAGGAAACAGTGACCGCGATGCAATTTCAAGTCTTGATTGCCCACCTATCGTTGCCTTCGAACTCTGTCGAGAGCATCTG GGTGTTCATCCTTGtgacaagaggagaagtgtTGGTGAATATGAATATCTATTTCCGGCAGTTGATTTCTCACTG ATGGAGAGTGATGAAGATATTTTATGGAGGCCTGATGTCAGAGAGACAAACGAAGAAGTTGCAGCCAGAGGAATGACCTTCATGAAATG GTTATCCACTAGGAAAGAGAAGGAAATAGTTGTGGTTACCCACAGTGGATTTTTGTATCATACACTGACTGCCTTTGGCAACGAATGCCACCCTCTGGTGAAGAAAGAAATTTCATCACA TTTTGCGAACTGCGAGCTTCGTTCAATGACCATCGTGGACAAAGG aatGATAGGATCAGATACCCCCACAACTAATTACCCAGGGAAGATCCCTTCAGGCCCCGATCTACCGAGCGAGGCTGCTGATGAAGAGGATGGAAAGAAAGACGCACCAAACTCATTGCACAAATGA